One Thermococcus eurythermalis DNA segment encodes these proteins:
- a CDS encoding Na+/H+ antiporter subunit E, with translation MEEASRASKFAYTFIVLFILWLVVTASLDSQELVAGAVISLIVAALTHDVFTKAGLANLHPKRIAYAIAYIPYFLWAMIMANLDVAYRVLHPARPIRPGIVKCRTVLTSDTGKLALANSITLTPGTITLDVDEEDYFIHWIWVQDDVLGAKDDSEHVEKASEAITRPFEKFLKVIFG, from the coding sequence ATGGAAGAAGCAAGTCGAGCCAGCAAATTTGCGTACACGTTTATCGTACTGTTTATTCTGTGGCTTGTCGTTACTGCAAGCCTCGACAGCCAGGAACTGGTAGCTGGAGCGGTTATATCTCTGATAGTTGCGGCACTGACGCACGATGTATTCACCAAGGCAGGACTGGCAAACCTTCACCCCAAGAGAATTGCCTACGCAATAGCCTACATTCCCTACTTCCTGTGGGCCATGATAATGGCCAACCTTGACGTCGCTTACAGGGTTCTTCACCCGGCGAGGCCCATAAGGCCTGGAATCGTGAAGTGCAGGACCGTTCTCACCAGCGACACAGGAAAACTCGCGCTCGCGAACTCGATAACCCTCACCCCTGGAACGATAACCCTCGACGTTGACGAAGAGGACTACTTCATCCACTGGATATGGGTTCAGGACGATGTTCTCGGTGCCAAGGACGATTCCGAGCACGTTGAGAAGGCTTCAGAGGCCATAACCAGGCCCTTTGAAAAATTCCTGAAGGTGATCTTCGGATGA
- a CDS encoding radical SAM protein produces MIEIRLPHVVFEDTGDSIRLIWRETLYADFPKKELERVIRKKYRVSPQITAREGALLIDTDYEKVENFIAVYIQNNLGGLLRNRYTKRKVLYVHEGLDVPLLGYNAFGLIDRGTNLIQVRGVSGCNLSCIFCSVDEGPYSRTRKLDYVVDIDYLMKWFDEVARIKGKGLEAHLDGQGEPLIYPFRVELVQALREHPNVSVISMQSNGTLLNDKLVEELAEAGLDRVNLSIHSLDSEKAKMLMGRKDYDLEHVLDMAEALVNAGIDVLIAPVIIFGVNDDEAEAFIEFARKIGAGKRWPALGFQNYVPYKFGRNPVIAKPVPFKEFYSWLRKLEEKTGMKPLVLKPSHFGMERREFIPLSFRPGEVVKAEVVLPGRIEGEMLAKARNRLIEVVGTNAQVGDKIRVRIVRTRHGIYIGTEV; encoded by the coding sequence ATGATTGAGATTCGCCTTCCCCACGTCGTCTTCGAGGACACAGGTGATAGTATTAGGCTAATCTGGAGGGAGACCCTTTACGCTGACTTTCCAAAGAAGGAGCTGGAGAGGGTCATACGGAAGAAATACCGTGTCTCTCCCCAGATTACTGCCCGTGAAGGGGCGCTTCTCATTGACACTGACTACGAAAAGGTTGAGAACTTCATAGCGGTCTACATCCAGAACAACCTCGGTGGCCTGCTGAGAAACCGCTACACAAAGAGAAAGGTTCTCTACGTCCATGAGGGCCTCGACGTCCCGCTCCTCGGCTACAACGCCTTCGGCCTGATTGACAGGGGCACCAATCTAATTCAGGTTCGCGGTGTCAGCGGGTGCAATCTGAGCTGTATCTTCTGCTCCGTTGATGAGGGCCCCTACTCTAGGACGAGAAAGCTCGACTACGTGGTTGATATTGACTATCTCATGAAGTGGTTTGATGAAGTCGCCCGGATAAAGGGCAAGGGCCTCGAAGCCCACCTCGACGGCCAGGGTGAGCCGCTCATATATCCCTTCCGCGTTGAGCTCGTGCAGGCACTCAGGGAGCACCCTAACGTCTCGGTCATATCGATGCAGAGCAACGGGACGCTTCTCAACGACAAACTCGTCGAGGAGCTGGCGGAAGCTGGCCTCGACAGGGTTAACCTATCCATTCACTCCCTCGATTCAGAGAAAGCGAAGATGCTCATGGGCAGAAAGGATTACGACCTTGAGCACGTCCTCGATATGGCCGAGGCTCTAGTAAACGCCGGCATTGACGTCCTTATTGCACCGGTGATAATATTTGGCGTGAACGACGACGAGGCCGAGGCATTCATAGAGTTCGCGAGAAAAATCGGCGCAGGGAAGCGCTGGCCTGCTCTTGGTTTCCAGAACTACGTCCCATACAAGTTCGGGAGGAACCCGGTCATAGCGAAGCCCGTTCCGTTCAAGGAGTTCTACTCCTGGCTGAGAAAGCTTGAGGAGAAGACCGGCATGAAGCCCCTCGTCCTGAAGCCGAGCCACTTCGGAATGGAGAGGCGCGAGTTTATACCTCTATCCTTTAGGCCTGGAGAGGTAGTTAAGGCGGAAGTCGTCCTCCCTGGCAGGATTGAGGGGGAGATGCTCGCAAAGGCAAGGAACAGGCTCATCGAAGTCGTCGGCACCAATGCCCAAGTTGGGGACAAGATAAGGGTAAGAATCGTCAGGACGAGGCACGGGATTTACATTGGAACTGAGGTCTGA
- the mnhG gene encoding monovalent cation/H(+) antiporter subunit G, producing the protein MNALAAIGEALVLIGTFFYFLSALGLIRMPDVYNRMQTSTKSATLGSLGVMVGVGIWALGTDFGSAAWLVKTIAIATFLLLTNPISAHALIRAAYKSGIPLWEGSVVDKYREHLEAKEKVAEEAPAEEGGEE; encoded by the coding sequence ATGAACGCCCTTGCAGCAATAGGAGAAGCTCTCGTGTTAATAGGAACATTCTTCTACTTCCTCTCGGCCCTTGGCCTCATTAGGATGCCAGACGTTTACAACAGGATGCAGACCTCGACCAAGAGCGCTACCCTTGGAAGCCTCGGCGTCATGGTCGGCGTCGGCATCTGGGCGCTCGGCACCGATTTTGGAAGCGCCGCGTGGCTCGTCAAGACCATAGCTATAGCAACTTTTCTGCTGCTCACCAACCCGATAAGCGCCCACGCCCTCATCAGGGCCGCTTACAAGAGCGGAATCCCCCTCTGGGAGGGCAGCGTCGTTGACAAGTACCGCGAGCACCTGGAGGCCAAGGAGAAGGTAGCCGAGGAGGCACCCGCAGAGGAGGGTGGTGAAGAATGA
- a CDS encoding monovalent cation/H+ antiporter complex subunit F, producing MIGINVYLALIAIATLLSMYRVFRGPTTVDRLVAVDIMTTITAGLMVLFALYYERMIFLDVALVYAMLAFGGVIAFARYMEGGL from the coding sequence ATGATAGGGATAAACGTTTATCTCGCCCTGATAGCGATAGCAACGCTTCTCAGCATGTACCGCGTCTTCAGGGGACCAACGACGGTCGACAGGCTCGTTGCCGTTGACATCATGACGACCATTACAGCGGGCCTCATGGTGCTCTTCGCGCTCTACTACGAGAGGATGATATTCCTCGACGTGGCCCTGGTCTACGCTATGCTTGCCTTCGGTGGGGTCATAGCCTTCGCTCGCTACATGGAGGGAGGCCTATGA
- a CDS encoding DUF4040 domain-containing protein, whose translation MNCITCIEYIIVGLMILSAILAVEWRDLLAAAVGSAAVSLFASLLFFMLQAPDVAMTEAAIGAALSGAIFIFAIKRTQRFETEEEEKPGWWVRW comes from the coding sequence ATGAACTGCATAACCTGCATTGAATACATAATCGTTGGCCTTATGATCCTCTCCGCAATACTCGCCGTCGAGTGGCGCGACCTGCTCGCAGCGGCGGTTGGGAGTGCTGCAGTCAGCCTGTTCGCGTCGTTACTGTTCTTCATGCTGCAGGCGCCGGACGTGGCAATGACCGAGGCGGCGATAGGCGCGGCGCTCAGCGGTGCGATATTCATCTTCGCAATCAAGAGAACCCAGCGCTTTGAGACCGAGGAAGAGGAGAAGCCTGGCTGGTGGGTGAGGTGGTGA
- a CDS encoding ACT domain-containing protein, which produces MWGKIEHYFDEYPVRKQIAKTLLKYGLKVSDDMKIKAGDIEVPYTKIAKALDVDRRVVKETVAMILKVPELRDIFTNLEPTVHMKYVGRHVGYGVIEIEPEPRAVGILARVAQKIADKGINIVQVVAEDPELYPEATLTIITEKPIPGDLINELSKLEGVKRISIY; this is translated from the coding sequence ATGTGGGGAAAGATTGAGCATTACTTTGACGAATACCCTGTGAGGAAGCAGATAGCCAAGACTCTCCTTAAGTACGGCCTAAAGGTCTCCGATGACATGAAGATCAAAGCAGGAGACATTGAAGTGCCGTACACCAAGATAGCAAAGGCCCTCGACGTTGACAGACGCGTTGTCAAAGAAACAGTCGCCATGATACTTAAGGTTCCGGAGCTCAGGGATATCTTCACCAACCTTGAGCCGACCGTCCACATGAAGTACGTCGGAAGGCACGTCGGCTACGGCGTCATCGAGATCGAGCCAGAGCCGAGGGCCGTCGGCATACTGGCAAGGGTCGCCCAGAAGATAGCGGACAAGGGAATAAACATCGTCCAGGTCGTTGCAGAAGACCCGGAGCTCTACCCGGAGGCAACACTCACGATAATCACCGAGAAGCCGATTCCGGGAGACCTCATCAACGAGCTGTCCAAGCTCGAGGGCGTCAAGAGGATATCAATCTACTGA